Sequence from the Candidatus Methylomirabilota bacterium genome:
AGGCCTTCGACATTCGCCTAGAACTGCGGGGGCCGCTGATCCAGCTCGGTGAAGGACGGCAGACGCTGGAGCGCCTGCGCGAGGCCGAGGCTCTCGCCGAGCGGTTGAACGACGACCGTAGGCGTGGTCGTGTCTGCGCGTTCATGGCGAACACTCAATCGCAGGCGGGGCGGCTGGACGAGGCGCTCGTGACTGGCACCCGCGCACTCGAGATCGCCGGGCGCCTCGGAGACTTGGGGCTCCGCATTCTTGCCACGAACTTTCTCGAGCAGGTGCATTACTACCGGGGCGAGTACGAGCGAGTGGTTGAGCTGGCCACCGACAACCTCGCGGCGTTGCCAGCCGACCGAGTCCACGAGTATTTCGAACTTGCCGCGCCGCCATCGGTCTACGATCGCCACTGGCTGGTAATGAGCCTCGCTGAGCTCGGCAGATTCGCCGAGGCGGCCGAGTACGAAGCCGAGGCGATCCGGCTCGCCGAGCCGACGCAGCATGCGTTCACCGTCGGCTGCGCCTACCGTGCCGCGGGCATGCTCCATCTCCTCGAGGGCGACTGGGCGAAGTCGCGCTCACTGATCGAGCACTGGATCGCGGTGCTCAGGACGGGGAACGTCATCATCCAGCTTCCCTGGGCGGTCGCTTCCTCGGTTTGGGTCCTGGCGCAGCTTGGCGAGGCGAGCGAGGCGCTGAACCGGCTCCGGGAAGGCGAGCAGCTGTTCGAGCGCCTCGCGGTGATGGGAATCATCCACTTTCGGGGCTGGGCCTACCACGCCTTGGGGCGCGCCTATCTGCTGCTCGGCCGGCTCGACCAGGCGCGGAGCCTGGGTGACCGCGCGGTCCAATCGTCTCCGTATCAACCCGGGTACGCGGCCCATGCGCTGCACCTGCTCGGCGACATCGCGACCCATCCCGACCGGTTCGATGCCGAGAGCGGCGAGGCCCACTACCGCCAGGCGTTGGCGCTCGCCGAGCCGCGCGGCATGCGCCCGCTCGTCGCCCACTGCCACCTCGGGCTCGGCAAGCTCCACCGGCGCACGGGCAAGCGCGAGCAAGCGCAAGAGCATTTCACGACCGCGACGACGATGTACCGCGAGATGGACATGCGGTTCTGGCTGGAGCAGGCGGAGGCCGAGCTGAGAAAGTTGGGATGAGAGCCGTTGCGGTCATCTGTTGAAGAGCCCGCGCGAGAGGCATAGAATCCCGGCCAACACAGGGAGGATACACATGGCACAGCAGGGGATCCGCGCGGAGAAGCTCACGCCTCATATCGGCGCCGTCGTCCACGGCGTCGATCTCTCGAAGCCGCTCGACGAGGGCACGTTCAAGGAGATCCACGACTGCCTCATCGAGAACTGCGTGATCTTCTTCCGCGATCAGCGCCTGACGCCGGACCAGCAGAAGGACTTCGGCCGGAGATTCGGCGAGCTGCATGTCCATCCCGCCGCCCCGGGCCTCGTCGAGGGGCACCCCGAGATCCTGGTCATCCACGCCGATGAGAAGTCGAAGCACGTGGCCGGAGAGAACTGGCACTCCGACGTCTCCTGCGATCCCGAGCCCCCGATGGGGAGCATCCTCTACATGCACGAGCTCCCGCCGGTCGGCGGCGACACCCTGTTCGCGAGCATGTACGCGGCGTACGACGCGCTGTCGGAGCCGATGAAGCGGCTCCTCGAGGACTTCACCGCCATGCACGAGGGCGAGCACGTCTACCGCGGGCGCTACGGCGTGAAGGACGAGGGCAAGACCTTCCCGAAGGCCGAACACCCGGTTATCCGCACGCACCCCGTATCCGGGCGGAAGGCGCTCTTCGTGAACAGCGGCTTCACGACGCGAATCGTCCAGCTCAAGCGGCCGGAGAGCGACGCGATCTTGCAGTTTCTCTTCCGCCACATCGAGACGCCGGAGTTCCAGTGCCGGTTCCGCTGGCAGGAGCGCTCCATCGCGTTCTGGGACAACCGCTGCGTCCAGCACCACGCCATGTGGGACTACTACCCGCAGCGGCGGCACGGGCATCGCGTGACGGTCCGGGGCGACAAACCCTTTTACAGGCCGTGAGGGAGCAGGGCCTCGGCCCGACCTCATGACGGATCGCACGATGGCACCTGGGGCTTTAGTATTGGATTGACACTGCGCTCGCTACGGCCCAGTATCCATCGCGGGCGGGACTGGCAGTATCCGCTCGGTGGTAGGGCTGGGCTTCTCCATGCGGCGGCCGTGGATGGGGGCGGTGCCGAGGGGCCTGAGGACCCGAGACTGGCCTTCAACCTAGGACAAGGAGGTCCTGCATGGACGCCCTAAACAAGGTCAAGGCTGCGATCGGAGCAATCACCGACATCGGACTGATGCTACTGGCCCTTGCAATCGTAGCAAGCTTGCTGGTAGGGGGTACCCTCCCGTTCTTCGGGGGGGTCGTAGGCAATATCGTTGGGTTGGTCCAGGGTCTCGGCCAGACCGGTCTGGTGGGGCTCATCGCCTTGGGCATCATCCTGTGGCTCTTCTCAAAGCGGCACCTGTCATAACGATCAGGTAGACGGCGAGCCAGGGGCGGGCATCCCCCACTCCTGGCTTGCCGGACAGTAATGATTCGTCAGATTACGAAGTTCGGCTGGCACGTCGTCGAGGCGGGCTTTCTGCTCGTCATCCTGTGCGTGCTTCTGAACATCATTCTCGGGAGAGGAAGCGGCGGCTTCATCTCGTCGGTGGCAGCGAACGCCTTGGATTTGATGCAGAAGGTCCCCGCGGGGACCTTCCTCGGCGTGTTCTTGATCCTGGCCCTGTACTGGGTCATCAAGGCCAAGGACTCGTCGAAGGCCTGACGCTCGCTCGGAAGCCTACGCCGGCTTCTTGATCGCCGCGAGGGCGGCCTTGGCGCCCGCCG
This genomic interval carries:
- the tauD gene encoding taurine dioxygenase, with product MAQQGIRAEKLTPHIGAVVHGVDLSKPLDEGTFKEIHDCLIENCVIFFRDQRLTPDQQKDFGRRFGELHVHPAAPGLVEGHPEILVIHADEKSKHVAGENWHSDVSCDPEPPMGSILYMHELPPVGGDTLFASMYAAYDALSEPMKRLLEDFTAMHEGEHVYRGRYGVKDEGKTFPKAEHPVIRTHPVSGRKALFVNSGFTTRIVQLKRPESDAILQFLFRHIETPEFQCRFRWQERSIAFWDNRCVQHHAMWDYYPQRRHGHRVTVRGDKPFYRP